The following are from one region of the Heliangelus exortis chromosome 2, bHelExo1.hap1, whole genome shotgun sequence genome:
- the CRYGN gene encoding gamma-crystallin N produces MSQYSGKITLYEGKCFTGRKLEVCGSCGSFQDRGFLNRVNSICVQSGAWVCFDHPDFRGQQYILEHGEYPNFYRWNSRSDHLGSCRPVGMHGEHYRIEIFEGSQFSGPSLELTEDCSFLQGQGWDKTSINALKVYGDGAWVLYEEPNYRGRMYLVERGEFSSFSAWQARSASVQSIRRVINYF; encoded by the exons ATGTCTCAGTACTCAGGAAAA atCACTCTCTACGAAGGCAAATGCTTCACGGGCAGGAAGCTGGAGGTCTGTGGCAGCTGTGGCAGCTTCCAGGATCGAGGTTTCCTCAACCGTGTCAACTCCATCTGTGTCCAGAGTGGGGCTTGGGTCTGCTTTGATCACCCTGACTTCCGAGGGCAGCAGTACATCCTGGAGCATGGAGAGTATCCCAATTTCTATCGCTGGAACAGCCGCAGCGACCACCTGGGCTCCTGCCGGCCCGTGGGGATG CACGGCGAGCATTACAGGATTGAAATATTTGAGGGGAGCCAGTTTAGTggccccagcctggagctgacAGAAGATTGCTCCTTCCTGCAGGGACAAGGCTGGGACAAAACCTCCATCAACGCCCTCAAGGTGTACGGTGACGGCGC GTGGGTGCTGTATGAGGAGCCCAACTACCGAGGCCGCATGTACCTGGTGGAGAGGGGGGAGTTCAGCAGCTTCAGTGCCTGGCAGGCACGCAGTGCCAGTGTCCAGTCCATCAGAAGAGTCATCAACTACTTCTAA